TCGATGAACACCCAGGAGCGAACACGCGAGAACTGACTCGCCATGGCGTGCACGAACTGGAGCGTGAAGCGGGCGAAGCTGGCCACCGAGCCCGAGATGTCGGCCACCACCATGATCTCGGGCTTCGACGGGCGGGGATTCCGGAACTTCGGCTCGGCCGGTACGCCGCCGTACGACAGTGAGTGACGAACGGTGGAGCGGAAGTCGAGGTGACCCCGGTTACGCCGCTTCCGCCGCTGCGCCAGCCGCGCGGCCAGAGCGCGGGTCAACGGGTAGATGGCCCGCTGCAGGGCCAGCATCTCCACGCGCGAGGCGTGCATGAACTCGGCGTCCTCGGGAAGTGGCTTGCGCAGCGTTCGCGCCATCGCCTCCGGACCGCGGTCGGCGACGAGGCGGCGACGGATCTCCTCCTCCACCAGCTCACGAAGAACCCCGACGCGACGCTCCGACTCCTCGCGGGCCAGACGCTCGGCCAGTGGGTCGGCGTCCTCGACGTCGGCGTCGTCCTGCTCGGCCGACACGAGACGCTCGAGCAGATCGTCGACGTCGAGCTGCCGCAGCGTTCGGTACAGGTAGTAGGTGCCGCCGACGGGACGACCGGGCTCCATACCGGCGAACCGCCCCACGGCGTCGGCGGCGAGGGCACGCAGCTCGTCGCGGTCCATCCCGCCGAGCGCCGCCACGATCAGATCGCGTAGCTCGTCGTCGGAGAGCTGGTCGCCCGCTCCCCCGCCACCCGGTGCGCCACCGGCGGCTGACCGCTCACCGTCGTCGTCAGCCTCGGCGGGCGACGAGCCCAGCAGCGAGAAGTAGACGTCGAACACGGTGTCGAAGGCCGGCCGGTGCCTGTGGTGCTTGATGAGCGTTGCGGCCAGGACGGCGCGAAGCGCCTCGCGGTCTTCGAGGCCGATGTGGCGCACCGCCTCCATCGCATCGAGGTTCTCCGTCATCGAGACGGGGAGACCCGCCGCGCGGAGCTCGTGCACGAAGCCCTGGAGGACGTCGAGCATGGCGGCGTCGTCGTGCAGCGTCGCGCCCGACGCGTTCAGGCCCGGGAAACGGTACGAGCGCAGGCTCAACCGACCGTTCCGCCCGCGCCCAGTGGGTTCTTGGCGTCGGCCCCGAGCTCGCTGCGCGCCTTGGCGATGTCGGACTGGTACTTGAGCAGCACGT
This Acidimicrobiia bacterium DNA region includes the following protein-coding sequences:
- a CDS encoding VWA domain-containing protein, with the translated sequence MSLRSYRFPGLNASGATLHDDAAMLDVLQGFVHELRAAGLPVSMTENLDAMEAVRHIGLEDREALRAVLAATLIKHHRHRPAFDTVFDVYFSLLGSSPAEADDDGERSAAGGAPGGGGAGDQLSDDELRDLIVAALGGMDRDELRALAADAVGRFAGMEPGRPVGGTYYLYRTLRQLDVDDLLERLVSAEQDDADVEDADPLAERLAREESERRVGVLRELVEEEIRRRLVADRGPEAMARTLRKPLPEDAEFMHASRVEMLALQRAIYPLTRALAARLAQRRKRRNRGHLDFRSTVRHSLSYGGVPAEPKFRNPRPSKPEIMVVADISGSVASFARFTLQFVHAMASQFSRVRSWVFIDGIDEVTRFFEESDDVADAVQRVNTEADVVWVDGHSDYGHALEVFHERHAREVTPKTSVLVLGDARNNYHATQAWVLEDLRKRGRHVYWLNPEPRGYWDSGDSVVGEYAPHCDGVYECRNLRQLERFVTAVIDT